A genomic window from Megalobrama amblycephala isolate DHTTF-2021 linkage group LG2, ASM1881202v1, whole genome shotgun sequence includes:
- the map3k1 gene encoding mitogen-activated protein kinase kinase kinase 1 isoform X2, with amino-acid sequence METLHSCPPLLPDPAATCGHTALNGRDMENKETLRGLQKMEDRPEERLIREKLKATCMPTWKSEWLERRSRRGPMVVKPIPLRADGTEAGSDSHSSSSSQSRGHRSPSPGPSSFSAASSSSSSSTKTAGKPDSPGLRRRRGSPVPSGRVTPPRRAPSPDGFSPYSPEETNRRVNKVMRARLYLLQQIGPNSFLIGGDSPDNKFRVFIGPQTCSCGRGTFCIHVLFVMLRVFQLEPSDPLLWRKTLKNFEVESLFQKYHNRRSSRIKAPSRSTIQKFVSRMSNSHTSCTSSASPSSNESSMKDEEEQMCPICLLDMLDEESLTVCEEGCRNKLHHHCMSIWAEECRRNHDTLICPLCRAKWKSHDFYSYEASSTVESTTNRSQTLATSSSSSSLQAESPRAGQEGDFSLPQYGVQHIPQTYTELAEPWIKVFGLELVGCLFSRNWNIREMALRRLSHDVSGALLLANGEHSLAGAGAGLGTAAGKVSGDVVVESCCSVLSMVCADPVYKVYVAALKTLRAMLVYTPCHSVSERTRLQQLLRPVVETILVKCADANSRTSQLSVSTLLELCKGQMGELAVGREILKAGSIGIGGVDYVLNCILGSKTEANNWQALLGRLCLIDRLLLEFPAEFYPHIVSGEDCNQAQNIVERYQKLLPLLSFALQSIDNSHSMVGKLSRRVFLSAARMVARVPHVFVKLLDMLNVTSSTHYARMRRRLLAIAEEMDILEAIHLGLDDLQTGHSSHSNAFLEPTAPHNSPCTTERNSPTHGLQQPTARVALSGQASSTPVDDITERLSNIVTSPAEFPKPPVQARNRPMSQCLNSPSSSQPPSLPSLSMANASAFPPESPKALPQSFMPNKLAQSSLSTQRKLPLQKGLSGGVCSGKEPEKLPSPVFTQARPLPSSQIHWPRPSRPSPTASSDGAKALSPGTKSNMKLDLQEVRSRDDMGCSGGSALIPSEDTVFTPVEEKFHGIDASADLSSSMEDLLEASIPAADSTVTFQSEVAVLSPEQTNTNDDTYSEDMTKNQKCKEKMEAEEEEALAVVMAMSESQDALPIIPQLQVEKGEDVIIIQVDTPETLPGHTKAKQPYREGMEWLKGQQIGLGAFSSCYQAQDVGTGTLMAVKQVTYVRNTSSEQEEVVEALREEIRMMGLLNHPNIIRMLGATCEKNNYNLFVEWMAGGSVSHLLNKYGAFKEGVVINYTEQLLRGLAYLHENQIIHRDIKGANLLIDSTGQRLRIADFGAAARLASKGTGAGEFQGQLLGTIAFMAPEVLRGQQYGRSCDVWSVGCAIIEMSCAKPPWNAEKHSNHLALIFKIASATTAPTIPTHLSPGLRDVTLRCLELQPSDRPPSRELLKHPIFRHSW; translated from the exons GTGGTGAAGCCCATTCCTCTGAGAGCAGACGGCACTGAAGCCGGAAGTGACAGTCACAGCTCATCTTCCTCTCAAAGCAGAGGCCATCGCAGCCCTTCTCCTGGACCTTCCTCTTTCTCAGCCGCCTCCTCCTCTTCATCGTCCTCCACAAAGACTGCTGGGAAGCCTGATTCTCCTGGTCTGCGCAGACGGAGAGGGTCCCCAGTGCCT AGCGGCAGGGTGACGCCCCCTCGCAGAGCTCCCTCCCCTGATGGCTTTTCCCCATATAGTCCAGAGGAGACAAACCGCAGGGTCAACAAGGTCATGAGAGCCCGCCTCTATCTTCTGCAGCAAATAGGACCCAATTCATTCTTGATTGGCGGAGACAGTCCTGACAACAAATTCCGGGTTTTCATTGGTCCACAG ACTTGTAGCTGTGGCCGAGGGACATTCTGCATCCACGTGCTCTTCGTCATGCTCAGAGTCTTCCAGCTGGAGCCATCAGACCCTCTACTGTGGCGCAAGACCCTCAAGAACTTTGAG GTGGAGAGCTTGTTTCAGAAGTATCACAATCGCCGCAGTTCACGCATCAAAGCTCCCTCACGTAGCACCATCCAGAAGTTTGTGTCCCGCATGTCCAACTCTCACACGTCATGTACCTCCAGTGCCTCCCCATCCAGCAATGAGAGCAG TATGAAGGATGAGGAGGAGCAGATGTGTCCTATCTGTCTGTTGGACATGCTAGATGAGGAAAGTCTGACGGTGTGTGAAGAGGGTTGCAGAAACAAACTCCACCATCACTGCATGTCTATAT gggCCGAGGAGTGCCGGAGAAATCACGATACATTAATCTGCCCTCTGTGTAGAGCCAAGTGGAAGTCTCATGATTTTTACAG ttATGAGGCATCATCTACAGTGGAAAGCACAACAAACCGCTCCCAGACACTTGCTACTTCTTCGTCATCTTCATCTCTTCAGGCTGAGAGCCCCAGGGCGGGGCAGGAGGGCGACTTCTCTCTTCCACAGTATGGAGTGCAGCACATCCCCCAGACATACACAGAGCTCGCTGAACCCTGGATCAAG GTGTTTGGTTTGGAGCTGGTTGGCTGTCTCTTTTCCCGGAACTGGAACATCAGGGAAATGGCCCTTCGGAGGCTGTCACATGACGTGAGCGGAGCCCTCCTGTTGGCCAACGGCGAGCATTCATTGGCCGGTGCGGGGGCAGGGCTGGGCACAGCTGCTGGGAAGGTCTCTGGAGACGTGGTGGTTGAGTCCTGCTGTAGTGTGCTCTCCATGGTCTGTGCAGACCCAGTCTACAAAGTCTATGTGGCAGCACTG AAAACTCTGCGAGCGATGCTTGTCTACACCCCCTGTCACTCTGTGTCAGAGCGGACTCGATTACAGCAGCTACTGCGGCCCGTGGTGGAAACCATACTGGTCAAGTGTGCAGATGCTAACAG TCGCACCAGTCAGCTGTCTGTGTCCACTCTGCTGGAGCTGTGCAAAGGTCAAATGGGGGAACTTGCGGTGGGCAGAGAAATCCTCAAAGCag GCTCTATTGGTATTGGTGGAGTTGACTATGTCCTGAATTGTATCCTGGGCTCTAAAACGGAGGCCAATAACTGGCAAGCACTGCTGGGTCGGCTGTGTCTGATCGACAGGCTCTTACTGGAGTTTCCTGCTGAATTCTACCCTCATATTGTGTCAGGTGAAGACTGCAACCAGGCCCAAAACATTGTGGAGAG GTACCAGAAGCTGCTGCCTCTTCTAAGTTTCGCACTGCAGTCCATCGATAACTCTCACTCCATGGTGGGTAAGCTTTCCCGTCGCGTCTTCCTGAGCGCTGCCCGTATGGTAGCTCGTGTGCCTCATGTCTTCGTCAAGCTACTGGACATGCTCAACGTCACCAGTTCTACTCACTACGCCCGCATGCGCCGACGTCTTCTGGCCATCGCTGAGGAGATGGACATCCTGGAAGCCATCCATCTGGGACTAGATGACTTACAGACTGGGCACAGTTCGCACTCCAATGCTTTCCTCGAGCCCACAGCCCCCCATAACTCCCCATGTACGACTGAAAGGAACTCTCCCACCCATGGTCTACAGCAGCCGACTGCCAGGGTGGCGCTTTCAGGTCAAGCCAGTTCAACTCCTGTAGATGATATAACAGAGAGACTCTCAAACATCGTCACAAGCCCTGCTGAATTTCCAAAGCCCCCCGTTCAGGCCCGAAACAGACCTATGAGTCAATGTTTGAACTCCCCCTCATCCAGTCAACCCCCGAGCCTTCCTTCTCTGTCCATGGCCAATGCCTCAGCCTTCCCTCCAGAAAGCCCCAAAGCCCTGCCACAGAGTTTTATGCCCAACAAACTCGCCCAGTCCTCACTGAGTACCCAGCGCAAGTTGCCACTGCAGAAAGGATTAAGTGGAGGTGTCTGTAGTGGTAAGGAGCCGGAGAAGCTGCCCTCCCCTGTGTTTACCCAAGCTCGGCCACTTCCCTCGAGTCAGATCCACTGGCCCAGACCCTCTCGACCCTCTCCCACTGCCTCATCTGACGGAGCTAAAGCTTTAAGCCCAGGGACAAAGAGCAACATGAAACTGGACCTTCAGGAGGTCAGGTCCAGAGACGACATGGGCTGTAGTGGCGGTTCTGCTCTCATCCCCAGTGAGGACACAGTCTTCACACCAGTAGAGGAGAAATTCCACGGTATAGATGCTTCGGCCGATCTCAGCTCCAGCATGGAGGACCTTTTAGAAGCCTCTATACCTGCAGCAGACAGCACAGTCACCTTCCAGTCCGAAGTGGCAGTGCTTTCACCAGAACAGACCAACACAAACGACGACACGTACAGCGAGGACATGACCAAGAACCAGAAGTGCAAGGAGAAGATGGAGGCTGAGGAAGAGGAGGCGTTGGCTGTAGTCATGGCAATGTCCGAGTCACAAGATGCCCTGCCTATCATCCCGCAGTTACAGGTGGAGAAAGGAGAAGACGTGATCATTATTCAGGTGGAT ACACCAGAGACTCTGCCTGGTCATACCAAAGCAAAGCAGCCATACAGGGAAGGCATGGAATGGCTAAAAGGGCAACAAATTGGCCTGGGTGCCTTTTCGTCATGTTACCAGGCTCAGGATGTTGGCACTGGTACTCTGATGGCTGTCAAACAG GTGACGTATGTGAGGAACACCTCCTCAGAGCAGGAGGAGGTGGTGGAGGCACTACGAGAGGAAATTCGCATGATGGGTCTCCTTAACCATCCAAACATCATCCGGATGCTGGGGGCAACCTGTGAGAAGAACAACTACAACCTTTTTGTAGAGTGGATGGCAG GTGGCTCTGTATCTCATCTCTTAAATAAGTATGGCGCCTTTAAGGAGGGTGTGGTCATCAACTACACTGAGCAGCTCCTACGAGGTCTCGCCTACCTCCACGAGAATCAGATCATACACCGGGACATCAAAG GTGCCAATCTGCTAATTGACAGCACAGGCCAGAGGTTGCGGATAGCTGATTTTGGGGCAGCAGCACGTTTGGCTTCAAAAGGCACGGGTGCAGGGGAGTTCCAGGGTCAGCTCCTGGGAACCATTGCCTTCATGGCTCCTGAG GTGCTGAGAGGGCAGCAGTACGGTCGCAGCTGTGACGTCTGGAGTGTGGGCTGTGCTATTATAGAGATGTCTTGTGCTAAGCCTCCCTGGAATGCTGAGAAACACTCCAACCACCTGGCACTCATTTTCAAG ATTGCCAGCGCTACCACAGCACCAACTATCCCAACCCACCTGTCTCCAGGCCTGCGGGACGTCACCCTGCGTTGCCTTGAGCTTCAGCCCTCCGACCGGCCGCCCTCCAGAGAGCTGCTGAAGCATCCCATCTTCCGCCACAGCTGGTAG